The genome window AAAAGTAGGCGGTGACCCACTCCCGCGTGAGGCGGCACGGGGGGGAGTTGCGGCGCATCGTCCACTCCCGCAGCGCCAGCAGATCCTCGTACACGTCCACGTCCCGCTCCGGCGGGAGGAAGGAAAAGGGCGCCTCGAGCGACCGGCATCGTTCCGCGGCCTGCGCCAGGACCTCCGGCGTGCTCCAGGAGATCCCCCCGAACGGGCGGATGTCCGGAGAGGAGAGGCCGACGAGATAGAACCCCCCGTCCGTCGAGGGGCCGAACACCACCGCCGCACCGTCCCGGATCTCCCGGAAAGCCGACCGCACCGTATCCGCCGAAAGCGCCGGGCAGTCCGCGCCGACGATCGCCACCCGTCGCGCTCCGCCCCGGAACGCCACGTCCGCCGCGTTGTCCATCCGTTCGCCGAGGTCCGACCCCGTCTGCGGCAACCGTTCGAAGCGGGCGAACGGCGGCCACTCGAACCGCTCCATGCCCGGGAGGGGAGCGAGGAACAGAATCCGCCGGACTCCCCGCAGGGAGGACATCTCGGCCCCCGTGTCCGCGAGCATGCATCCGTACAGCGCGGCCGCCTCGCGGGCGGCCAACGGGGGGCACAGGCGGGTCTTCACCGCCCCGGCACGCGGGATCTTCCCCATCACGATGAGCGCCTCGTCGCACCGCATTCCCTCTCTCCACCCCCGGGGCCCATTGTAGCGCGGAGGCGGGGAGGGCAAAATTGCCAATGCCGCCGAAACGGAATACAGTACGGTGGGCTCCTGCACCCGCATCCCTCGCCAGGGTTCGACGCAGCGGAAGCCTGGTGAGGAATATGGGTCATACCGGCCGGAGGGGATTCTTGACGCGGCACCACGGGGTCTTCGCCCTTGCGGTTCTCCTTCTGTTCCCGCTTC of Deltaproteobacteria bacterium contains these proteins:
- a CDS encoding TIGR04282 family arsenosugar biosynthesis glycosyltransferase; the encoded protein is MRCDEALIVMGKIPRAGAVKTRLCPPLAAREAAALYGCMLADTGAEMSSLRGVRRILFLAPLPGMERFEWPPFARFERLPQTGSDLGERMDNAADVAFRGGARRVAIVGADCPALSADTVRSAFREIRDGAAVVFGPSTDGGFYLVGLSSPDIRPFGGISWSTPEVLAQAAERCRSLEAPFSFLPPERDVDVYEDLLALREWTMRRNSPPCRLTREWVTAYFSRGGGRTFVPRGRTGGPPPGSRPPRGG